The sequence GGTCTTTCAACACGGTATTTCGTACCTTTATTTGCCATGTTCCCAATTATTGGAACATTTAGGATAGGGCGACTGGAAAGGAATAAGGATGAACTTGACAAGTATGCGATGGTTTTCATTATCGCATTCATGGCAGTCATGGTTTTATCTTTCGCTACGAAATACTATTAATTTTTAAAACAAAGGAATTAGAGAGTCGGATGTTAATCTCTAATTTCAACCTTCATTATTATTTTTTTGATGAGAACTATTTAATCTCAAACGAACATCCAACATTATATATATGAACGAGTTACATATTTATATCAATCAAACAATCAAGGAACCTTCTTGGATTCCTTTAATTATTGTTTGTTTGGATTCATTTATTATAACATTGGATACTACATTCATGAATGTTAGTATTCCTTCATTTGTTAAAACCAATGTGATTTAGATGACAAATATGAATAAAACAATTAATGAACATTCATGGATTCCACTTATAGTGGTAGCCCTTGCTTCCTTTATTATAGCTTTAGATGCTACATTCATGAATGTAAGTATTTCTCAACTTGTTGCTGATTTAAATACTGAAGTGAGTACCGTTCAAACAATCATGTCGTTTTATACTCTCATCACTGCTGCATTCATGTTGCTCAGTGCCAAGCTTCAGGACATAGTTGGTAAAAAGAAACTGTTTTTAATCGGTGCTGTACTTTACGGTATCGGTACAATGATTGCAGCAATAAGTTCCAGTGCTGAAATATTATTTATCGGATGGGCAGTGATAGAAGGTATTGCCGGGGCATTAATGCTACCTGCCACCGTTTCTATAGTAAGTGGAACATATTCCGGTGAGAAACGTACAATTTCTTTGGCAATCGTTGGTGTTATGGGTGCGTTTGCGTCTGCTATCGGCCCACTCTTCGGAGGAGTTATGACAACATTCTTAAGTTGGAGATACGGATTTGCATGCGAATTAATAATCGTTATCCTTATTTTAGTACTGCAAAACAGAATACCTCATTTCGAACCGACTGAATCTAAAAGTGAATTGGACATTTCAGGTGCTATTATTTCATTTATAGGCCTTATTTTGTTAGTTATTGGTATTTTATCCCTTACTCATGATTTTAATACTAGCATAGCTGTAATAATTTTGGGCATGGCTGTCTTGGCAACCTTTGCATGGTTTGAACTCAGAAGAAAAAGGAATGGTAAAGTGCCATTGCTTGATATTGAATTATTTAAGGACAGAAACTTACGTGTGGGTACCGCCATAATGATATTATGCTATCTTATAATGGAGGGAGGATTGTTTGCAGTTTCTCTCTATCTGCAAAGCGTATTGAAATTAAATGCATTCAATACTGGTTTGACTATACTTCCGTTGACTATTGGATTGCTTATTTTCGCAACGCTGGCTCCGGCATTATCAGAAAAACTGAGTCACAAGAAAATCATGGCAATAGGAAGTATAATGTCAATCATCGGATGTCTGATTTTAAGCTATCAGTTTAGACTGGATACCTCACCTCTAGAGTTCATACCAGGAATGTTTATATTAGGAGCAGGATTTGGTTTTATAATGGGTTTAAGTGTGGATATTTCATTAACCAATGTTCCTGATGAAAGTCAAAATAATGCATCAGGTGTTACTTCAACAGGAGAATCATTAGGAGAGTCAATGGGTACAGCAATTATCGGAATAATTCTAATTCTTGGAGTTTTTGGAGGCATTTCTAATGCAGTCGATATCTATGCCCCAGAATATTCAGATAATGAAACATTCCAGATTGAAGTTTTTGATAGCTTTGAAAAAATGGATACTGTAAACGGTGTTGAAGTGGACATTCTAAACACCATTATTCAGGAGGCCATGGCATTCGTAATGATAGTAACAGCCATACTGATGGCAATTGTTTTTGTTCTGATACTGCGGCTGAAGGATATGAAGATTGAAAACAAATGAGAGTTTATCTCTCATTTACATTGCCTTAATCATTAACTTATTACCAACATTCTTTTATTTATCAGAAGTATTGCCTTAACAATAATGGGTGAATTAGACCCATACAATGAGTAGAGTTGTTTTGAATGTATCAACTAGTAAAAATCTATTTTGAATTACAAATTAGAAAGTAAAATTTTTATAAAATTAGAATTAAACGAATTTAAATTTGATTTTAAAAAAAAATAATTAATAATAGTGAAAATTATTCCACTACTATTTTTCCTTAAACTTATTGGATTTTCCTTTACTGTCTTGAATTATACAGATATTATCTTTCAAGATACCTATTTATCATCAGAAGAATCTGCAATTTCAGGAGCGGCAGTTTTCATAAACATGCCTAAGAACTGATTCAAGAATTCTGATAAATCAAAACCATACATATCCAAGATGGATAAAATAACTTCAATATCAAATCCAGCTACATCCAGACTAGTTAATAAAGCAGACATATCAAGTTCATCTACATCAAAACTAACTATTAGTCCGGACATATCAAGTTCATCCCAGTTAATATAACCTACTTTTAACAAAGCGTTAGCAGCAGTCATGACAAATTCAGAATTACGTAATATGTCAATAACATCTGACAATCTAATTTCAGAGAGGTCATAACCTTTCAAATTAATATCCAAACTATCAAAATCAATATCCACTGAACCAACCACTTCAGATAAGTCAAGCACTACTGCATCTAAACAGGAATAATCACAGTTTTCAAGCATAGCAGCTAAATCAAAGTCTGGATTTTCAAACATCTCTGAAATAGCAGTAAGGTCATCAAGGGATATATTGAAACTGGCTAATAAAGCAGACATGTCAATATTTTCAAAGTCGATACTTTTTATTAATCCTTCTAAATCAAGGTCATCTATTTCAAGACCTGCTAATTTTAACAAGACTGCAACAGTAGACATGTCAAACTCATAATTATTGAAGATATCAATAAGGTCAGATAAGCTAATTGCAGACACGTCATAATCGGACAGGTCAATACCTAAAGCAGCCAAATCAATGCCTAATGAATCAATCAATCCAGATAAATCAAGCACAATTGCACCGAAACAGGAATAATCAAAGTTTCTAAATATTGCATCTAAATCAATGTCAGAATTAGTGAATATTTCTAAAATCTTTGAAAGGTCATCGCTGGATAAATTAAGACCAGCTAATATAGCAGATATGTCAAAGTTTTCAACATCAAAACTGGCTATTAAACCTTCCAAATCAAGATCATCTACATCAACGCCCACTAATTTTAACAAGGCCGCAAGGGTAGACATGTCAAACTCGCAATTATTAAGGATATCAATAAGATCTGACAATTTGATTGCAGATAAATCATAATCAGACAGGTCAATGCCTAAATCAGCTAAATCAATACCTAATGAATCAATTAAACCGCTTAAATTAAGTTCAATTGCACCGAAACAGGAATGATCACAGTTTTCAAATACAGCATCTAAATTAAGGTCCGGATTATTGAATATTTCTATAATAGCAGAAAGGTCCTCGCTTGATATATTAAGACTTGCTAATACAGGAGATATGTCAAAGTTTTCAGCATCAAAACTGGCAATTAAACTGGACACATCAAGTCCGCCAATGTCAATACTGGATAAGTCAAACTCGGACATGTCATAATCAGGATTATTAAAGATACCGATAAGATCTGGCAGACTAATTGCAGAGAAGTCATAATCGGACTCATCAATACCAAATTCAGCTAAATCAATGCCTGCGGAATCAATCAATCCTGATAAATCAAGCACCATTCCATCCAAACTTGAATAATCACAGTTTTCAAACATGCTTTCCCAATCAATGTCTGAATTTTCAAACATGGAGGTAATGCCTTCAATATCCAATTTTTCTAAATTAAGACTGGCTAATAAACTGGACATGTCAAAGTTTTCAGCATCAAAACTGGTAATTAAACCTTCTAAATCAAGTTTTTCCACATCAAGACCTAATAATTTTAACACTGCGGAAATAGTAGCCATGTCAAACTCAGAATTATTAAATATTTCCATAATTTCTGACAATTTTATTGCAGACACATCATAATCAGACAGGTCAATACCTAAAGCAGCCAAATCAATGCCTAATGAATCAATCAATCCAGATAAATTAAGCTCAATTGCATCCAAACAGGAATAATCAAAGTTTTCAAATATTTTTTCAAAGTCAAGGTCTGAATTATTGAACATGTCAATAATAGCAGAAATATCCTCAAGGGATATATTAAGACTTGCTAATAAAGCAGATATGTCAAAGTTTTCAGCATCAAAACTTTTTATTAAACCTTCCAAATCAAGTTCATCAACGTCAATACCTAATAATTTTAACACTGCGGAAATAGTGGACATATCAAACTCAAAAGTATCTAGGATAGCCATAATTTCTGACAATCTAATTGCAGATAAATCAAGATTTTCTATGTCAATACCTAAAGCAGCCAAATCAATGCCTAATGAATCAATCAATCCTGATAAATCAAGCACAATTGTGTCTAAAATTGAATAATCAAAGTTTTCAAATATTTTTCCTAAGTCAAGGTCTGAATTTTCTAGCATGTCTAAAATAGCAGAAATATCCTCGCTGGATAAATTAAGACTAGCTAATAAACCTGATATATCAAAGTTTTCAAAGTCTATTTTAATTACTATAGTGGACAGGTCAATATTTTCTAAGCCACTAGTTAATAAATTTAAAACAGATGTAATGGCAGGAATGCTAAACACGGAATTATTCAATGCATCAACAATTTCCGGCACGCTGATTGCAGACACATCATAATCGGACAGGTCAATACCAAACTCGGCTAAATCAATGCCTGCGGAATCAATCAATCCTGATAAATCAAGCACAATTGAGTCTAAACTTGAATAATCAAAGTTCTCAAATATGCCTGCTATACCAGAGGCTAAATCTGATATGCCTGCACTAGACATGTCATCAGCATCGACGAAGGAACCTTTATAAAAGCTAGACATATTCCTAGTGTAAGTATCAATATCAAATCCTGAACTTAAAAGAGCAGCAAGGGCTAATAAATCCATTTGATAAACATCTAAAGGAGATATATGACCAACCATATTAACAGGGAATTCACCATCATCAGTAGTATTTTTAAAGTTAACACAATCAATATTTAACATTGGGAACAATTCATCGAAAGTTACACCAACAAAATCAAAACTATCCATACCAATAACTACATCAAAACTACTTGCATCTACAATAGGGTCAAGACACACATTTACATTATCCATATTAACATGAACATCATCAAAGTTTGTGTACTTGAAATCAGCCATGGATACAGATAACTCAAGATCGGATAAATTTAAATCGGCAAGTGCAATATTCAGATTTAAATCAGATACGCTTACCTTATAGTCTTTGCTTATGAGATTTAATGAAGGTAAGTTTATGGATATATTTAGTTTTTGTTCGTCCGCTCCTATTGCCATATTGAAGTCAAGATTCTCAAAGTTGAAAGTTCCATTATTAAAGTTAGGATATAAAAAGTTGCTTATTTTAACATCTAAAGTTATACCGTTTTCATCAGGGAAAGCTTTGAATATGAAATCAAGGTCTTTTAAATTTATGTAATCTCTTTCAGTTATTACCTCCAAACTATTCAAAAGTGCTGAAAGTTCAAGACTTTTTGAAACTGAACTTGGCAGAATAGATAAATCAAGACCTTTAAATGTAAATACAGTACTTTCAAAGTCAGTATAGGAAACTTCAGGAATATTCATTTTTAAATCAACATTTGAAGAATCTGAAGCAGCTACAATTGACATAGTGGAATCAGACATGCTCAAACCGTTTTGGGTAAAACCTTCAATATTTAAGCTGGTATCCCCTCCCTCGGAGATTTTGTCCTTAATAGCTAACTCATCATAATTAATCCCAAAGCCGCTAAGTGCAGAAGTTACAGGGTCTTCAGCAACTTGAGGAGATAAATCTACTTTTTCAACTTCACTTTCTTCATTGGATGCTTCACCGAAATCATCATTCAATATAGGTAAAACTCTTTCAACGAGATCTTTCTTTTTACCTGAAGTACTTAGACCGTTTTCTTTTAAGATGACTCTTAATTCTGCAACGGTGTATTTATTAGATACTTCCTTGGCAGTTAATACTTCAAAATTTGAATCTTCCTCAGATTCAACATTTAAATTTTTTTTCTTTTTAGTCATAATATCATTTCCATAAACGAGCCTATAATAAATAATTTTATTTGTATAATATTTAAATTTGTTGATATAATTTAAACATTATTTAATTTATAATTCTTAAAATAAACAAAATATTATAAAATTAATATATTTATTTAAATTATTGAAAATTTTTTTAAAAAAAAAAATTCAATTATAATTTAGTCGGAAAAAATTAAAAAAAATATCAAAATTGAACAGAATAATATACAAAATTTCCATAATTATAACATTGAAAAATATAATTAATAAAAAAAATAAAAAATTAAAAAAATATAAAAATTATTGTACAATTTAATAAAATTTATATTATATACCTGCAATATTCACTCACAGTGGGAATTGAATTGCGAAGTCAAGAACACAATTATTTTTATCTTAAAACTACAATCATCAAAAATCCAACATATGCTCATATTTATCCAGCAATACATATTTTGTTAAAATATTTCCCATTTATCTTTTAAAAATGCTTTTGTTTCAATCAGAAAATTTATCTTAAATTTGGAAAATTCCTAATTCTGTATACTGCTGTCGGACATGCCAAAATGAAACATACCACTGAAGTGATAAGAAGCAAAAGCCCAGATCCTGCATCAACAAAGATTCCCCCGATGAAAATTCCGACTGCTCTGTTCATGTTGTTGATAAACAAGTATGCTCCATTTGCAAACTCAGGTGCTTCCCTTATTGATGAGCTCAGCCAGTATTGAGAAATCGTATGCATTGAACCATCCAAAAGTCCAAAAATAATCAATAATACGAATGTATATCCAGGCACCTCGATTCCAAGACCTAAAAATATAACAACAACTGCAAAAACAATCGGATAAATTGCAATTGGAAGATTGTTCCATTTATTAATGAAATATCCAAAAAGACTTGTTCCACAAACGGCCGCTATACCGTTGGCGAATAAAAATGTTGATATTGAGTCAACGGGAACCTTGGTGAGAACTGCCAATACAGTGGAAAAATAATTGTAAATCATACTTATTGCAACACCTATAAATATAGTGAAAAGCAGGGATACTAAAAAACGTTTTTCCTTTGCAAAACTGAAGTTTTCAATGGGATTGCTTGGGTGACCTTCCATTTCAGGAAGCAGCAGCCAAATTCCAACCAATGCCAAAACATTAACCATAAAAAGCCATACATTTACAAAAGGATATCCGAATGTCACACCGACCTGTGTGGATATTGACAATCCCAATATGGATCCTGCAGACACACCTAAAACAATCTTGTTAACACTATCAGGATTCAATTCGCCCATTACAGTTAAGGCAATACTGATTGCCGATGAATAGAAGAATGCGGGAATCAACCTGATTAACAAGGCAAGATAAAAATTATCAATAAAAATCTGGAGGAAACTGCTTAATATGAAAACCAATAAAGAAATTATGAAAAATCTCTTTCTTTCATATTTGGAAAAATAGGACGGCAAGAATAAACCTGTAACACTTAATATCAGCGCAAACAATGCAACGAACAGACTGGCCATAGTTATCGGAACGCTGAAATATTCTGCAATCAATGGAATTATACCTGCAATACTTAAAAATGTTGACAGTGAAAAAGCCATCAAAAACAAACTGAGAGTAACTTTCTTAGACATGTCCCTAACATTCCCATTTTACGTTAAATATCTTTCAATGGATTATAATATTATATTACATAATAATTATATAAAAAACTATTCAAAATCTTGACTGACTATAAAAGAACTGGAATAACACAATTCCAAAATGTCACTGACATTTACTTTTGAAAACCATTGATGTAAACAAATGGACTGAAAAAAGACACACCCCGAACAAAAATTACTCACAATATCAACAAGTTAAAATTATATACAATATGAACTCATACCCAAAAAAAACAACAAAATACATGAAATTAATACAAATTAATGTTAAAAACAAGAAAAAACCGATTTTACTAAAAAAAACTTTTTTAGATTTTTATTTAAATTCCACAATCATCAACATCATCTTTTCGTATAATATTATTCAATCATTCAAAGTTTTTCAGAATATGTAAAAAATATTTATCTTTTAAATTATTTTTGAAAACAAATATATTAAATCACGACATAATATGAATTATTGTAAGGAGGTGAAATGATTTTTAATCAAAAAGTGATGATTTTAGCAATAGGTGTTGTTTTTCTTTTAGCCATTTCCACGTCATGTGCGGCTGACAATACAACTGAAATTATGGAAAATCCAAATGATTTAGAGTGTGTTGAATATACCAATTCCATTTTAAAAGATTCTAAAACATTTTCGGATTTATATACAAAGATAAATAATACCACAAGTTCTGAAATCTATCTAGATGACAATTATACATTCAACAATGATACAGATTCAGGTTTAAAAAATGGAATCTATATAAAGCGTGCAATGACCATTTACGGTAACGGTTCAACAATTGACGGCGGAGGCATTGCCCGTATCTTTCTTGTGTATGACAATATAGGTAGCGTTGTTTTTAAAGACATAGTTTTTGTCAATGGAAAGAATATATATGAAGGTGGGGCAATTAAAGGAAAAGCAACAGTAATAGATTGTATTTTTAGGAATAATCATGCAAATGACGGTGGAGCCATCTATGGTGAAACTACAGCAATAAAGTGTATATTCACAAACAATTCGGCTAATTGGGGAGCTGCAACTCACGGGTGTACCTGTATAAACAGCAGTTTCAATGAGAATCATGCATCAGTTGGTGGCGCTTCCGCTTACGGAAAGTATATCAACTGTAGCTTTAAAGACAATTGGGCTGAAGTTAATGGCGGTGCAGTATATGTATCAAGCAGTTCATTTGAGAACTGCAGTTTTAAAAATAATTCTGCATTTAACGGAGGTGCAATCTATGGAGCAAAAGCCATTGTTGTAAATTGTACCTTCACTTCCAACTGTGCTGAAGAATGGGGCGGTGCCATATATGGAAGTTCCACCAAAGACTGCATATTCATCAATAATAATGCAAATGAAGGTGGAGCAATTTATGCTGATGGTAAAACATCTATTAACTGCATTTTCAAAAACAATTCTGCCACAAATGGTGGGGCAGGCTATAAAATCAATGCATCATGCTGTCAGTTTTATGCAAACTGTGCCTCTGAAAATGGTGGAGCAATCTTCGGAGGTATTGTTTTCAGTTCTAATTTTACAAATAATCGTGCAAGAAAAGAGGGAGGAGCAGTTTATGATTCCTCTGTGGCAGATTGTTTGTTTGAATATAACTGTGCAGCCAATGGAGGTGCAATGTCTAAAATCATAGCAGTCAACTCAACATTCAACCATAATGTTGCAGATATTGGCGGGGCCGTCTCCAACGCCAAGGTTTCAACAGATTCCAAATTCACCAACAATACAGTCAATGATACCATCAATGTCACATTTTTTGACAGCCAAAGTTTAAGTTCATTTTCTGATTTATATGATTTAATCAGCACTAATGAATCAGTTATCTATCTGAATAAAAGTTACAATTACTATTTCATAACAGATGCCCGTTTTAAAGATGGAATTGCCATAGACCATAATTTAACTATTTACGGCAACGGATTTACTTTGGACGGCGAAAATTCTGTCCGTATTTTTAAGGTTCTATCAAGTAATGTTGTATTCAGAGACATTGTTTTTATAAATTCCAATGTATTTGGTGACGGCGGTGCAGTTTGGGGAAACACCACATCAATAAACTGCACATTCAAAAATAATCATGCAAGCTATGGTGGAGCTCTATATTCTGGCAGTGCTATAAACTGTACTTTCACCTCAAACTATGCATCTTCAAGTGGAGGTGCTATATCCAACGGTTATGCTAAAAACTGCATCTTCACTGATAATGTGGCAGATGCCTGCGGCGGAGCTATGAATGGAATTTCTGCTTTAAACTGTACTTTTAAAAACAATACGGCAATGTACGGTGGTGCCATTAATATAGGTTCTGCCATAAAGTGTATTTTTGAGACAAACTATGCCTCCAGCTGGGGAGGTGCCGGCTGTGAATTGTCAGCTGTCAACTGCATTTTCAAAAATAATTGTGCACCAGAGGGCGGTGCCATTGTTGATGGATTGGCAGACAGTTGTATTTTCAAAACTGATTGTGATACTCTTGTTGACACCGATGTTCTCAAACCTGACTTAAATGTTTCTGATTTCACTTCCGTTTATATTTCAGATGATAAAGTGACATTTAACCTTACAGCTAAAAGCGGATTTAAGATAACTGACAGCGATATTCAAATCAAGGTATATGAAAATGATGTTTTAATTCTATCAGAGCATATCTTGAGCGGTGATCACTGGATGTCTAGATTGGATGCAGGGTCATATTTTGCAGTCATTAATGCAACAGAATTTGATGTCACATCCAATATTACTTTAAAGATTAATAAACTCTCAACAAAAATCACCGCTTCAGGGCTGACAACAGTTTATAATGGAGGAAAATATCTTTATATGACCTTAAAAGATGAATTTTCAACTCCGATTAAGGGTGCAAAAATATCAGTTAAAATCAAAAGTACAAAAACAGTAACAACAGATAAAAACGGGAATGCCAAACTGACAACAAATGTTTTGGCTCCAAAAACATCATACACTGCAATAATCACATTTGCAGGAGATACAAATCATATCAAATCAACAAAATCTGTTAAAATCACTGTTAAAAAGGCAACTCCAAAACTGACTGCAAAGACAAAGTCATTTAAAAGAACCATTAAAACCAAAAAATATCAGGTAATTTTAAAAACCAACAAAAACAAAGCAATGAAAAAAACAAAAATCATATTAAAGGTTAATGGTAAAACATACCATGCAACAACCAATAGCTATGGTAAAGCAATCTTTAAAATTACCAAGTTGACAAAAAAAGGTAAATTTACTGCAGTTATAAAATATAATGGCAGCAAATATTACAAAGAAAAAAAAATAAAAGCAAAACTAACCGTCAAGTAGATGTATTAACATCTACTGATTTTTTCTTTTAATAGCATGAGGCATTATGTAACATGCCTACCAGTGATTATCTCAGTTTAAAATTGTACTTTTATTAAATTGATTTATTGATAAATTATTTTTATATAGAAATTAAAAACATGTTGAATCATTTATCAACATTTTTACTAAACTGTATCTTCAATCTATTGCCCAGGAATTAATGTTGCCCCAAAAATAACAATTTCATATTAATTGCATAACCCTAATAAAAATTTAGGAACTTTAAAAGCCAATTTTCCCAATGACTTTCGTTATCAGTTACTGTTTAAATTAATTTTCAAAGATAAATACTTGATTTAAGGTAAAGACTATTTTAATTAAGTTAGATTATAAAATCAACATAGTTTTTAAAATAATCCTATTTTTTGAATATCTTTTAATTAATATCTTTTTTAATTATATGAAAATTAAGTAATTTATAATAAATAGGGCAAAATTTTAATAATACAATATTGATATAATAATATAAAACTATTATAAAGGAGGTGAAAAATATGGCAATTCCTAAGGCTCCTGTAAAAAGAATCATCCAAGAAGCTGGCGCTGAAAGAGTAAGTGCTGATGCAGTAGATGCATTAGTTGAATACTTAGAAGATTACGCAGAAGATGTCTCTAAAAAAGCAGTTACCTATTCAAAATATGCAAAAAGAAAAACTGTAAAAGCAGAAGATATTGCTTTGGCTATTGATAGTTCAAAAACTTCTGAATCTCCTAATGAGAATAAACACAATATCTTAGACGTAATCAAAAATGTATTTGATGCTGCAAAAGAAGGACAAGGTATTGAAGAAATCATCAAATCATTTAAGAAATTGGAAAAATGAGAATAAATGAAGATTAATACAAAGATTGATATAAATCCTATTATTTGCAAGTTATTCTTGCAAATTTTTTTTACTTTTTTTAATAACAGATAAGAATTAACATTTATGCAGAAAAAAACATATTGTCTGATGAATTGAAATATTAGATGAATATGCTATTTTCAACCATAACCTCAAAAACCCAAGATATTTTCAAAAGAATTCGGGATCACAATGAATTTAAAAAAAAAAGAATAGAAAAAATAGAATATGACTCTATTTTTTCACAGTTATTTTAACTTTTTTAGTGGTTGGCTTGTAAAAAGTGTTTCCTTTGAATTTGATTACTGCTGTATGTTTGCCATTTATTGTTAACTTTTTAAGGTTGAAAGTCGCTTTACCTTTGCTGTTTGTTTTAGCCTTGTAAAGTTTACCTTTAACCTTTAAAGTAACATAAACTTTCTTAATCGCCTTATTCTTGCTGTTCTTTAAGATTACTGCATATTTTTTTACTTTTTTCGCTTGTTTGAAAATTTTGTTTTTAGCGAGAACTTTTGTTTTTTCCTTATTTATTGTTATCTTTACAGTTTTTGATACAGTATTATAATTTGAATCAGCAAATTGAATGACAAGATTTTTCTTGCCTGATTTTAATGTTTTCAGGAGTTTTGCAGACAAACTAACGGTTGCAACACCTTTGGCATTGGTAGCAACTGAACCCAGATTTTTGCCATTTAATTTGAATGAAACCTTTTTACCCACAATAACATTTCCATTTGCATCTTTAAGAACAATACTGTATTTTCCACCATAGTTAATGACATAAGCCTTATTTTTAGCAGAAATCATTGCATCTTGTTTTGATACAGTGAATGTGACTGGTGAAATTAAAACACGTTCATTTCCTAAATATTTCACATAAACATTATAATTTCCGACATCCAAATTAGGAATTTCTACAGTTGCAGTGCCGTTAGTCACATTAGCAGAATATGTTTCTCCGTTGAGTATAACAGACAGTATTCCATCATTTAATGGTACATACTTTTCATCAACAACATTTGAAGAAATCTTTACAATTTCTCCATAGGTAATATTGGAAACATTGAGAATTAATTGTGCAGGATCAACATTAATTAATGTGAGAGTTGGATTATCTTTTACTGACACAATATCTGTTCCATTAATTGTAACATTAATTAAATTACCTTTAAATGTAATGTTATATGGAGTTTGCATATAGTTTACTCCTCCACCATGTTCAGCAGTGTTGTTAATGAAATCGCAGATGAACACGGAATTGCTTGACACATCACTAAAGGTTATCG comes from uncultured Methanobrevibacter sp. and encodes:
- a CDS encoding MFS transporter, with protein sequence MNVSISQLVADLNTEVSTVQTIMSFYTLITAAFMLLSAKLQDIVGKKKLFLIGAVLYGIGTMIAAISSSAEILFIGWAVIEGIAGALMLPATVSIVSGTYSGEKRTISLAIVGVMGAFASAIGPLFGGVMTTFLSWRYGFACELIIVILILVLQNRIPHFEPTESKSELDISGAIISFIGLILLVIGILSLTHDFNTSIAVIILGMAVLATFAWFELRRKRNGKVPLLDIELFKDRNLRVGTAIMILCYLIMEGGLFAVSLYLQSVLKLNAFNTGLTILPLTIGLLIFATLAPALSEKLSHKKIMAIGSIMSIIGCLILSYQFRLDTSPLEFIPGMFILGAGFGFIMGLSVDISLTNVPDESQNNASGVTSTGESLGESMGTAIIGIILILGVFGGISNAVDIYAPEYSDNETFQIEVFDSFEKMDTVNGVEVDILNTIIQEAMAFVMIVTAILMAIVFVLILRLKDMKIENK
- a CDS encoding histone family protein; the protein is MAIPKAPVKRIIQEAGAERVSADAVDALVEYLEDYAEDVSKKAVTYSKYAKRKTVKAEDIALAIDSSKTSESPNENKHNILDVIKNVFDAAKEGQGIEEIIKSFKKLEK
- a CDS encoding MFS transporter, translated to MSKKVTLSLFLMAFSLSTFLSIAGIIPLIAEYFSVPITMASLFVALFALILSVTGLFLPSYFSKYERKRFFIISLLVFILSSFLQIFIDNFYLALLIRLIPAFFYSSAISIALTVMGELNPDSVNKIVLGVSAGSILGLSISTQVGVTFGYPFVNVWLFMVNVLALVGIWLLLPEMEGHPSNPIENFSFAKEKRFLVSLLFTIFIGVAISMIYNYFSTVLAVLTKVPVDSISTFLFANGIAAVCGTSLFGYFINKWNNLPIAIYPIVFAVVVIFLGLGIEVPGYTFVLLIIFGLLDGSMHTISQYWLSSSIREAPEFANGAYLFINNMNRAVGIFIGGIFVDAGSGLLLLITSVVCFILACPTAVYRIRNFPNLR
- a CDS encoding SAP domain-containing protein, which encodes MTKKKKNLNVESEEDSNFEVLTAKEVSNKYTVAELRVILKENGLSTSGKKKDLVERVLPILNDDFGEASNEESEVEKVDLSPQVAEDPVTSALSGFGINYDELAIKDKISEGGDTSLNIEGFTQNGLSMSDSTMSIVAASDSSNVDLKMNIPEVSYTDFESTVFTFKGLDLSILPSSVSKSLELSALLNSLEVITERDYINLKDLDFIFKAFPDENGITLDVKISNFLYPNFNNGTFNFENLDFNMAIGADEQKLNISINLPSLNLISKDYKVSVSDLNLNIALADLNLSDLELSVSMADFKYTNFDDVHVNMDNVNVCLDPIVDASSFDVVIGMDSFDFVGVTFDELFPMLNIDCVNFKNTTDDGEFPVNMVGHISPLDVYQMDLLALAALLSSGFDIDTYTRNMSSFYKGSFVDADDMSSAGISDLASGIAGIFENFDYSSLDSIVLDLSGLIDSAGIDLAEFGIDLSDYDVSAISVPEIVDALNNSVFSIPAITSVLNLLTSGLENIDLSTIVIKIDFENFDISGLLASLNLSSEDISAILDMLENSDLDLGKIFENFDYSILDTIVLDLSGLIDSLGIDLAALGIDIENLDLSAIRLSEIMAILDTFEFDMSTISAVLKLLGIDVDELDLEGLIKSFDAENFDISALLASLNISLEDISAIIDMFNNSDLDFEKIFENFDYSCLDAIELNLSGLIDSLGIDLAALGIDLSDYDVSAIKLSEIMEIFNNSEFDMATISAVLKLLGLDVEKLDLEGLITSFDAENFDMSSLLASLNLEKLDIEGITSMFENSDIDWESMFENCDYSSLDGMVLDLSGLIDSAGIDLAEFGIDESDYDFSAISLPDLIGIFNNPDYDMSEFDLSSIDIGGLDVSSLIASFDAENFDISPVLASLNISSEDLSAIIEIFNNPDLNLDAVFENCDHSCFGAIELNLSGLIDSLGIDLADLGIDLSDYDLSAIKLSDLIDILNNCEFDMSTLAALLKLVGVDVDDLDLEGLIASFDVENFDISAILAGLNLSSDDLSKILEIFTNSDIDLDAIFRNFDYSCFGAIVLDLSGLIDSLGIDLAALGIDLSDYDVSAISLSDLIDIFNNYEFDMSTVAVLLKLAGLEIDDLDLEGLIKSIDFENIDMSALLASFNISLDDLTAISEMFENPDFDLAAMLENCDYSCLDAVVLDLSEVVGSVDIDFDSLDINLKGYDLSEIRLSDVIDILRNSEFVMTAANALLKVGYINWDELDMSGLIVSFDVDELDMSALLTSLDVAGFDIEVILSILDMYGFDLSEFLNQFLGMFMKTAAPEIADSSDDK